In one Nicotiana tomentosiformis chromosome 6, ASM39032v3, whole genome shotgun sequence genomic region, the following are encoded:
- the LOC104115076 gene encoding probable aspartyl protease At4g16563, giving the protein MASSSSYFLLFLALFPLLFRFISSSTSTSTIPLSLFNTNSSQDLYEKFTHLASISLARANYIKNFQDSSVSTTPLYPHSYGVYSITLGFGTPPQKIPFIMDTGSNFVWFPCTTKYLCKNCPVSSSSSQSIPTFIPKSSSTARVVGCLNPKCGWIHTKTNPKSRCQDCQSPTGANCKQICPPYIILYGSGSTGGLALVETLDMYNKKIPNFLVGCSMFSSQQPAGIAGLGRGLASLPSQLGVKKFSYCLVSHRFDDTGKSSNLVLDFKAEKSANLSYTPLLKNPVVAGKNALSVYYYVGLRKITVGGQKVKIPYKYLTPDSNGNGGSIVDSGTTFTYMNRGVFEPVLSAFVNQVKGISRTENIEKLTGLRPCFNISSHKTVSLPELKFHFKGGSEMALPLANYFSIAGENDVICLTMISDSAFGPELSTGPSIILGNFQMQNFFVEFDLRNEKFGFRQQVCN; this is encoded by the coding sequence atggcttcttcttcttcctattttctcctttttctcGCTTTGTTTCCTCTCCTCTTTCGCTTCATATCTTCATCAACCTCCACATCTACCATTCCACTTTCACTTTTTAACACAAACTCATCTCAAGATTTATACGAAAAATTCACACATTTAGCTTCCATTTCCTTAGCCAGAGCAAATTATATTAAAAACTTCCAAGATTCTTCTGTTTCCACAACCCCTTTATACCCTCATAGCTATGGAGTCTACTCTATTACACTTGGCTTTGGTACACCTCCTCAGAAAATTCCTTTCATTATGGACACTGGCAGTAACTTTGTTTGGTTTCCTTGTACAACAAAGTACTTATGTAAAAACTGTCCTGTTTCTTCCTCTAGCTCACAATCAATACCCACATTCATTCCTAAATCATCATCAACTGCTAGAGTTGTTGGTTGTTTGAATCCAAAATGTGGTTGGATTCATACCAAGACTAATCCAAAATCACGTTGCCAAGATTGCCAATCACCCACCGGAGCAAATTGTAAACAGATTTGTCCACCATATATTATTCTCTATGGTTCAGGTTCTACAGGGGGGCTTGCTCTTGTTGAAACTCTTGACATGTATAACAAGAAAATACCTAATTTTCTTGTGGGCTGTTCTATGTTTTCTTCTCAACAACCTGCTGGAATTGCTGGTTTAGGCCGTGGACTTGCATCATTGCCAAGTCAATTAGGTGTTAAGAAATTCTCTTATTGTCTTGTCTCACATAGGTTTGATGACACTGGTAAAAGTAGCAATCTTGTTTTGGATTTCAAAGCTGAAAAGTCTGCAAATTTAAGCTATACCCCACTGCTGAAAAATCCTGTGGTGGCTGGTAAAAATGCATTATCAGTGTACTATTATGTTGGTCTAAGAAAGATCACAGTTGGGGGGCAGAAGGTGAAGATTCCATACAAGTATTTGACACCTGATTCTAATGGAAATGGTGGGAGTATTGTGGATTCAGGCACAACTTTCACATACATGAATCGTGGCGTTTTCGAGCCTGTGCTTAGTGCATTTGTGAACCAAGTTAAGGGTATTTCAAGAACTGAAAATATTGAGAAATTAACAGGTTTAAGGCCATGTTTCAATATTTCCAGCCACAAAACAGTTTCTTTGCCAGAGCTTAAGTTTCATTTCAAAGGTGGTTCAGAGATGGCATTGCCATTGGCAAATTACTTCTCTATTGCAGGTGAAAATGATGTGATTTGTTTAACTATGATCTCAGATAGTGCTTTTGGCCCTGAGTTATCTACTGGACCGTCGATAATTCTGGGGAATTTTCAGATGCAGAACTTCTTTGTTGAATTTGATCTGAGAAATGAGAAGTTTGGATTCAGGCAGCAAGTATGCAATTGA